Proteins from one Neodiprion fabricii isolate iyNeoFabr1 chromosome 5, iyNeoFabr1.1, whole genome shotgun sequence genomic window:
- the LOC124182898 gene encoding 3 beta-hydroxysteroid dehydrogenase/Delta 5-->4-isomerase type 4 isoform X2: MVKHLLKDETVREIRILDKVRCNNILDLPEGGKPVVYLEADLYDKEKCRGALRGVDVVLHCAALVSYDFPPDVEALHRNNVAATKNLLELCVEESVPRLVHCSTTEVTLQSYVRGGIVAMVVYSQESRAPPPDDENRLILREYATSKLRAERIVLAADGTPLKNGTKLLALFTHRVHHSRVIFVQKANNVNRLCGGTLRTVSLRPPLLYGEGDLGCVWQILKVAKKQGNSLVRVAGVGGKQEMAYVGNMAWAFICAKNALARCPDGIGGLPVFVTDDTTVENLLRFCERLTRNSNHHVTLSWSIPIVVSYICAVVAELAIAYLPFFRKKLPISPRSLIAYLGSMILHNRSRAAIHIGYTPIFTRDEALRVSSAYYSKVFN; encoded by the exons ATGGTCAAGCATCTTCTGAAGGACGAGACAGTACGGGAAATACGGATACTGGATAAAGTTCGATGCAATAATATTTTAG ATCTGCCCGAGGGCGGCAAACCTGTAGTATATCTCGAGGCTGATTTATACGACAAGGAGAAATGCCGAGGAGCTTTGCGAGGCGTCGACGTCGTTCTTCACTGCGCCGCTCTCGTTTCGTACGATTTTCCACCCGACGTAGAAGCCCTCCACCGTAACAATGTGGCAG CTACGAAAAATCTCCTCGAGCTTTGCGTAGAAGAGAGTGTCCCTCGCCTCGTGCACTGCAGCACCACCGAAGTCACCCTTCAGTCGTACGTCCGCGGTGGAATCGTCGCGATGGTTGTTTACTCCCAGGAGTCAAGGGCCCCTCCTCCGGATGATGAGAACAGATTGATCTTACGGGAATACGCCACCTCCAAGCTAAGGGCTGAAAGAATCGTCCTCGCGGCCGATGGAACACCACTTAAGAACGGTACAAAGCTGTTGGCACTGTTTACTCACCGAGTTCATCATTCTCGCGTAATTTTCGTCCAGAAAGCCAACAATGTGAATCGGCTTTGCG GTGGGACACTTCGGACAGTTTCTTTGAGACCCCCGCTGCTCTACGGCGAGGGTGACTTGGGATGTGTTTGGCAAATTTTGAAGGTTGCAAAAAAGCAAGGAAACTCGCTGGTGAGGGTGGCAGGTGTTGGAGGAAAGCAAGAAATGGCGTATGTAG GGAACATGGCGTGGGCATTTATATGCGCGAAAAACGCGCTGGCACGATGTCCGGACGGGATAGGAGGACTTCCGGTATTCGTAACGGACGATACAACGGTAGAGAATTTGCTTAGATTTTGCGAACGTTTGACGAGGAATTCCAATCACCACGTTACTTTGTCGTGGTCTATTCCAATAGTGGTTTCCTACATCTGTGCCGTGGTAGCCGAACTAGCGATCGCttatttaccattttttaGGAAAAAACTTCCC ATATCACCACGATCTTTGATTGCCTACCTGGGATCCATGATTCTGCATAATCGAAGTCGAGCCGCTATTCACATCGGTTACACACCGATCTTTACCAGGGACGAAGCGCTTCGAGTTTCCTCGGCTTACTACTCGAAAGTGTTTAACTGA
- the LOC124182898 gene encoding 3 beta-hydroxysteroid dehydrogenase/Delta 5-->4-isomerase type 4 isoform X3 produces MAWNGSRSEVALVTGGSGFLGQHMVKHLLKDETVREIRILDKVRCNNILDLPEGGKPVVYLEADLYDKEKCRGALRGVDVVLHCAALVSYDFPPDVEALHRNNVAATKNLLELCVEESVPRLVHCSTTEVTLQSYVRGGIVAMVVYSQESRAPPPDDENRLILREYATSKLRAERIVLAADGTPLKNGGTLRTVSLRPPLLYGEGDLGCVWQILKVAKKQGNSLVRVAGVGGKQEMAYVGNMAWAFICAKNALARCPDGIGGLPVFVTDDTTVENLLRFCERLTRNSNHHVTLSWSIPIVVSYICAVVAELAIAYLPFFRKKLPISPRSLIAYLGSMILHNRSRAAIHIGYTPIFTRDEALRVSSAYYSKVFN; encoded by the exons ATGGCCTGGAACGGGTCGCGCTCAGAGGTTGCTCTTGTTACCG GCGGTAGCGGGTTCTTGGGTCAGCATATGGTCAAGCATCTTCTGAAGGACGAGACAGTACGGGAAATACGGATACTGGATAAAGTTCGATGCAATAATATTTTAG ATCTGCCCGAGGGCGGCAAACCTGTAGTATATCTCGAGGCTGATTTATACGACAAGGAGAAATGCCGAGGAGCTTTGCGAGGCGTCGACGTCGTTCTTCACTGCGCCGCTCTCGTTTCGTACGATTTTCCACCCGACGTAGAAGCCCTCCACCGTAACAATGTGGCAG CTACGAAAAATCTCCTCGAGCTTTGCGTAGAAGAGAGTGTCCCTCGCCTCGTGCACTGCAGCACCACCGAAGTCACCCTTCAGTCGTACGTCCGCGGTGGAATCGTCGCGATGGTTGTTTACTCCCAGGAGTCAAGGGCCCCTCCTCCGGATGATGAGAACAGATTGATCTTACGGGAATACGCCACCTCCAAGCTAAGGGCTGAAAGAATCGTCCTCGCGGCCGATGGAACACCACTTAAGAACG GTGGGACACTTCGGACAGTTTCTTTGAGACCCCCGCTGCTCTACGGCGAGGGTGACTTGGGATGTGTTTGGCAAATTTTGAAGGTTGCAAAAAAGCAAGGAAACTCGCTGGTGAGGGTGGCAGGTGTTGGAGGAAAGCAAGAAATGGCGTATGTAG GGAACATGGCGTGGGCATTTATATGCGCGAAAAACGCGCTGGCACGATGTCCGGACGGGATAGGAGGACTTCCGGTATTCGTAACGGACGATACAACGGTAGAGAATTTGCTTAGATTTTGCGAACGTTTGACGAGGAATTCCAATCACCACGTTACTTTGTCGTGGTCTATTCCAATAGTGGTTTCCTACATCTGTGCCGTGGTAGCCGAACTAGCGATCGCttatttaccattttttaGGAAAAAACTTCCC ATATCACCACGATCTTTGATTGCCTACCTGGGATCCATGATTCTGCATAATCGAAGTCGAGCCGCTATTCACATCGGTTACACACCGATCTTTACCAGGGACGAAGCGCTTCGAGTTTCCTCGGCTTACTACTCGAAAGTGTTTAACTGA
- the LOC124182898 gene encoding 3 beta-hydroxysteroid dehydrogenase/Delta 5-->4-isomerase type 4 isoform X1, producing MAWNGSRSEVALVTGGSGFLGQHMVKHLLKDETVREIRILDKVRCNNILDLPEGGKPVVYLEADLYDKEKCRGALRGVDVVLHCAALVSYDFPPDVEALHRNNVAATKNLLELCVEESVPRLVHCSTTEVTLQSYVRGGIVAMVVYSQESRAPPPDDENRLILREYATSKLRAERIVLAADGTPLKNGTKLLALFTHRVHHSRVIFVQKANNVNRLCGGTLRTVSLRPPLLYGEGDLGCVWQILKVAKKQGNSLVRVAGVGGKQEMAYVGNMAWAFICAKNALARCPDGIGGLPVFVTDDTTVENLLRFCERLTRNSNHHVTLSWSIPIVVSYICAVVAELAIAYLPFFRKKLPISPRSLIAYLGSMILHNRSRAAIHIGYTPIFTRDEALRVSSAYYSKVFN from the exons ATGGCCTGGAACGGGTCGCGCTCAGAGGTTGCTCTTGTTACCG GCGGTAGCGGGTTCTTGGGTCAGCATATGGTCAAGCATCTTCTGAAGGACGAGACAGTACGGGAAATACGGATACTGGATAAAGTTCGATGCAATAATATTTTAG ATCTGCCCGAGGGCGGCAAACCTGTAGTATATCTCGAGGCTGATTTATACGACAAGGAGAAATGCCGAGGAGCTTTGCGAGGCGTCGACGTCGTTCTTCACTGCGCCGCTCTCGTTTCGTACGATTTTCCACCCGACGTAGAAGCCCTCCACCGTAACAATGTGGCAG CTACGAAAAATCTCCTCGAGCTTTGCGTAGAAGAGAGTGTCCCTCGCCTCGTGCACTGCAGCACCACCGAAGTCACCCTTCAGTCGTACGTCCGCGGTGGAATCGTCGCGATGGTTGTTTACTCCCAGGAGTCAAGGGCCCCTCCTCCGGATGATGAGAACAGATTGATCTTACGGGAATACGCCACCTCCAAGCTAAGGGCTGAAAGAATCGTCCTCGCGGCCGATGGAACACCACTTAAGAACGGTACAAAGCTGTTGGCACTGTTTACTCACCGAGTTCATCATTCTCGCGTAATTTTCGTCCAGAAAGCCAACAATGTGAATCGGCTTTGCG GTGGGACACTTCGGACAGTTTCTTTGAGACCCCCGCTGCTCTACGGCGAGGGTGACTTGGGATGTGTTTGGCAAATTTTGAAGGTTGCAAAAAAGCAAGGAAACTCGCTGGTGAGGGTGGCAGGTGTTGGAGGAAAGCAAGAAATGGCGTATGTAG GGAACATGGCGTGGGCATTTATATGCGCGAAAAACGCGCTGGCACGATGTCCGGACGGGATAGGAGGACTTCCGGTATTCGTAACGGACGATACAACGGTAGAGAATTTGCTTAGATTTTGCGAACGTTTGACGAGGAATTCCAATCACCACGTTACTTTGTCGTGGTCTATTCCAATAGTGGTTTCCTACATCTGTGCCGTGGTAGCCGAACTAGCGATCGCttatttaccattttttaGGAAAAAACTTCCC ATATCACCACGATCTTTGATTGCCTACCTGGGATCCATGATTCTGCATAATCGAAGTCGAGCCGCTATTCACATCGGTTACACACCGATCTTTACCAGGGACGAAGCGCTTCGAGTTTCCTCGGCTTACTACTCGAAAGTGTTTAACTGA
- the LOC124182898 gene encoding 3 beta-hydroxysteroid dehydrogenase/Delta 5-->4-isomerase type 4 isoform X4 gives MAWNGSRSEVALVTGGSGFLGQHMVKHLLKDETVREIRILDKVRCNNILDLPEGGKPVVYLEADLYDKEKCRGALRGVDVVLHCAALVSYDFPPDVEALHRNNVAATKNLLELCVEESVPRLVHCSTTEVTLQSYVRGGIVAMVVYSQESRAPPPDDENRLILREYATSKLRAERIVLAADGTPLKNGTKLLALFTHRVHHSRVIFVQKANNVNRLCGGTLRTVSLRPPLLYGEGDLGCVWQILKVAKKQGNSLVRVAGVGGKQEMAYVGNMAWAFICAKNALARCPDGIGGLPVFVTDDTTLLKIVRYHHDL, from the exons ATGGCCTGGAACGGGTCGCGCTCAGAGGTTGCTCTTGTTACCG GCGGTAGCGGGTTCTTGGGTCAGCATATGGTCAAGCATCTTCTGAAGGACGAGACAGTACGGGAAATACGGATACTGGATAAAGTTCGATGCAATAATATTTTAG ATCTGCCCGAGGGCGGCAAACCTGTAGTATATCTCGAGGCTGATTTATACGACAAGGAGAAATGCCGAGGAGCTTTGCGAGGCGTCGACGTCGTTCTTCACTGCGCCGCTCTCGTTTCGTACGATTTTCCACCCGACGTAGAAGCCCTCCACCGTAACAATGTGGCAG CTACGAAAAATCTCCTCGAGCTTTGCGTAGAAGAGAGTGTCCCTCGCCTCGTGCACTGCAGCACCACCGAAGTCACCCTTCAGTCGTACGTCCGCGGTGGAATCGTCGCGATGGTTGTTTACTCCCAGGAGTCAAGGGCCCCTCCTCCGGATGATGAGAACAGATTGATCTTACGGGAATACGCCACCTCCAAGCTAAGGGCTGAAAGAATCGTCCTCGCGGCCGATGGAACACCACTTAAGAACGGTACAAAGCTGTTGGCACTGTTTACTCACCGAGTTCATCATTCTCGCGTAATTTTCGTCCAGAAAGCCAACAATGTGAATCGGCTTTGCG GTGGGACACTTCGGACAGTTTCTTTGAGACCCCCGCTGCTCTACGGCGAGGGTGACTTGGGATGTGTTTGGCAAATTTTGAAGGTTGCAAAAAAGCAAGGAAACTCGCTGGTGAGGGTGGCAGGTGTTGGAGGAAAGCAAGAAATGGCGTATGTAG GGAACATGGCGTGGGCATTTATATGCGCGAAAAACGCGCTGGCACGATGTCCGGACGGGATAGGAGGACTTCCGGTATTCGTAACGGACGATACAACG TTACTTAAAATTGTCAGATATCACCACGATCTTTGA
- the LOC124183143 gene encoding uncharacterized protein LOC124183143: protein MDIQQKCRLCFFKVHKPQNIFTTSGLLNKIRKFTDIQVKRGDGLPSNVCDLCVMKLKIADKFRRQVGRTDKLIRAFVSSHAGSQRYSSKNKSMPNLRKFGTSNSFHDSQDLFRSNYRHRVCRERMHTSRNMSSFRWREGSSGRKSRSVVRHGESDLDRSFIYSSSTARSLTASYTTLTNRCRAEENPEDFSLPSSFASVFDSNERQDNGAKRTRGFRIVRHRQRERRLLKKRQVRGEESLKSTSRNVINYQLASSGQHALQQSCGLPADPLNLLKVKKVRPLLDRNDDDDDSAASSVSTGRSSPSWRYDGKARLARDFQTRFSSPSSAGSNFSDEFFDPITPENAVPQKRYFYQRTRVVSETRLASANVHTIDVGRAQGDGPVSTPDNSKIPVNCPLCKKICASLHGFKIHVRMHASEKCRLCEASTESKEKFRKHMVSHLESKPQFQCRCCKRVLKTKAGLSIHVRIHSKSVPAAIGV from the exons ATGGACATTCAGCAGAAGTGCCGGCTGTGTTTTTTCAAAGTTCACAAACCCCAAAATATCTTCACTACCTCGGGTCTGctgaataaaattagaaaGTTCACCGACATTCAG GTAAAACGAGGAGATGGCCTGCCGAGCAACGTGTGCGATCTGTGcgttatgaaattaaaaatcgcgGATAAATTCCGTCGGCAAGTAGGAAGAACGGACAAATTGATCCGAGCCTTTGTCTCAAGCCATGCAGGGTCCCAGCGGTACAGTTCGAAGAATAAAAGTATGCCGAATCTACGGAAATTCGGCACGAGTAATTCCTTCCACGATTCCCAAGATCTGTTCAGGTCGAATTACCGACATAGAGTCTGTCGAGAACGGATGCACACTTCGAGGAATATGTCGAGTTTCAGGTGGCGGGAGGGATCGAGCGGTAGGAAATCGCGAAGCGTCGTCCGACACGGGGAGAGCGATTTGGACCGATCTTTCATCTACTCGAGCTCAACAGCGAGGTCATTGACCGCTAGTTACACGACATTGACCAATCGTTGCCGTGCGGAGGAAAACCCTGAGGATTTCTCGCTGCCTTCGTCGTTTGCGAGTGTTTTCGATTCGAACGAGCGGCAGGATAACGGAGCGAAGAGAACGCGCGGCTTTCGAATCGTGCGACACAGGCAGCGAGAAAGACGACTCTTAAAAAAGCGACAGGTCCGCGGCGAGGAGTCCCTCAAGAGTACGAGCAGGAACGTAATTAACTACCAGCTTGCATCGAGCGGCCAACACGCCCTCCAACAGAGCTGTGGACTCCCCGCGGATCCTCTGAATTTACTAAAAGTAAAGAAAGTCCGGCCCCTCCTTGATCgtaacgacgacgacgacgactccGCGGCTTCCTCCGTTTCCACCGGACGCTCATCGCCGTCATGGCGATATGACGGGAAAGCCAGACTCGCACGGGACTTTCAAACCCGTTTTTCATCCCCAAGCTCCGCGGGCTCGAATTTTTCCGACGAGTTCTTCGACCCGATTACGCCGGAAAACGCCGTCCCCCAGAAACGATACTTTTACCAAAGAACCAGAGTCGTTTCTGAAACTCGCCTGGCTTCCGCCAACGTTCACACAATCGACGTCGGCCGCGCTCAGGGTGACGGCCCCGTCTCGACCCCCGATAACTCAAAAATCCCGGTCAACTGCCCCTTATGCAAAAAGATCTGCGCGAGCCTGCACGGCTTCAAG ATTCACGTGCGCATGCACGCATCGGAGAAATGCCGATTATGCGAAGCTTCAACGGAGAGCAAAGAAAAGTTCAGAAAACACATGGTGTCGCACCTCGAGTCGAAGCCTCAGTTTCAGTGCAGATGCTGCAAGAGGGTTCTTAAAACGAAAGCGGGTCTGAGCATCCACGTCCGAATTCACTCGAAGAGCGTACCTGCGGCCATCGGAGTGTGA